A window from Thermomonas aquatica encodes these proteins:
- a CDS encoding DUF1684 domain-containing protein, producing the protein MLLASVAMLAACKRGPAGPAAQEQTAQAAREAREFARVQYLWRAKRVIDLSRPDGWTSLVGLHWLDPGAHRVGSGADNGIRTSMGPEHLGVFTVRGKQVGFVPDALVTVDGKPQIGATNLRIDSDPQGASQLVFDGGKGLATVIERGGRLALRIKHADAESRVKFAGLQYWVGGRDWQIPAKFIAHPPGKTLPIANIIGTTDHIPNPGMVEFERGGKTYRLEALDEGEGTLFLVFADRTSGHGSYGAGRFLDAPMPDKQGRLVLDFNQSYNPPCAFTPFATCPLPPPENRLDLAIQAGERDYRKPQAVPHDPARQDPPTEG; encoded by the coding sequence ATGTTGCTGGCAAGCGTCGCCATGCTCGCCGCCTGCAAGCGCGGCCCGGCCGGACCTGCGGCGCAGGAACAGACTGCGCAGGCCGCGCGCGAGGCCAGGGAGTTCGCGCGGGTCCAGTACCTGTGGCGGGCCAAGCGGGTGATCGACCTGAGCCGGCCGGACGGCTGGACCAGCCTGGTCGGCCTGCACTGGCTGGATCCCGGCGCGCACCGCGTCGGCAGCGGCGCCGACAACGGCATCCGCACCAGCATGGGGCCGGAGCACCTTGGCGTGTTCACGGTGCGCGGCAAGCAGGTCGGCTTCGTGCCGGATGCGCTGGTGACGGTGGACGGAAAACCGCAGATCGGCGCAACCAACTTGCGCATCGACAGCGACCCGCAAGGCGCCAGCCAACTGGTGTTCGATGGCGGCAAGGGATTGGCCACCGTGATCGAGCGCGGCGGCCGCCTGGCGCTGCGGATCAAGCATGCGGATGCGGAGAGCCGGGTGAAGTTCGCCGGCCTGCAATATTGGGTGGGCGGGCGCGACTGGCAGATCCCTGCGAAATTCATCGCGCATCCGCCGGGCAAGACCCTGCCGATCGCCAACATCATCGGCACCACCGACCACATCCCGAATCCAGGCATGGTGGAGTTCGAGCGCGGCGGCAAGACCTATCGCCTGGAAGCGCTGGACGAAGGCGAGGGCACGCTGTTCCTGGTGTTCGCCGATCGCACCAGCGGCCACGGCAGCTACGGTGCCGGGCGTTTCCTCGATGCGCCGATGCCGGACAAGCAGGGCCGGCTGGTGCTCGACTTCAACCAGAGCTACAACCCGCCCTGCGCGTTCACCCCGTTCGCGACCTGTCCGCTGCCGCCGCCGGAGAACCGGCTGGATCTCGCCATCCAGGCGGGCGAGCGCGACTACCGCAAGCCCCAAGCCGTCCCCCACGATCCTGCGCGGCAGGATCCCCCGACCGAAGGATGA
- a CDS encoding TraB/GumN family protein, which produces MKSRLLCLALATTLALPAAFAEQPSAAAAAAAQPPQRPLLWKVSDADNSVYLLGSFHLLKQDDYPLPKEIDAAFDDAESLLFEVDPREMSAPETAAIIQKYAAYADGKSLSTVLPKPTLDKLGNLLALTGGSVQMLEQSEPWMVSLSLVLGITNAMGFKADLGLDRNLMARAAAANKPTAGLETIEDQMKAMDSVPYAEQADGLDEFLGDPKQAIKQMQDMHGWWRSGDVARLDDGMRADMARKTPESYKLLDVDRNNAWLPKVEARLKDSKSDDTLVVVGSLHLLGEDGLVEKLRAKGYAVERVCEGCEAPAAN; this is translated from the coding sequence TTGAAATCCCGCCTGCTTTGCCTCGCCCTGGCGACCACGCTGGCCTTGCCCGCCGCCTTCGCCGAACAGCCGTCCGCGGCAGCGGCAGCGGCAGCGCAGCCGCCGCAACGGCCCTTGTTGTGGAAGGTGTCGGATGCCGACAACAGCGTCTACCTGCTCGGTTCGTTCCACTTGTTGAAGCAGGACGACTATCCGCTGCCGAAGGAGATCGACGCCGCCTTCGACGATGCCGAGTCGCTGTTGTTCGAGGTCGATCCGCGCGAGATGAGCGCGCCGGAAACGGCGGCGATCATCCAGAAATACGCGGCCTACGCGGATGGCAAGAGCCTGAGTACGGTGCTGCCGAAACCGACGCTGGACAAGCTGGGCAACCTGCTTGCGCTGACCGGCGGTTCGGTGCAGATGCTGGAGCAGAGCGAGCCGTGGATGGTGAGCCTGAGCCTGGTGCTCGGCATCACCAATGCGATGGGCTTCAAGGCCGACCTCGGCCTCGATCGCAACCTGATGGCGCGCGCGGCCGCGGCCAACAAGCCGACCGCGGGCCTGGAGACCATCGAAGACCAGATGAAGGCGATGGACAGCGTGCCCTACGCCGAGCAGGCGGATGGGCTGGACGAGTTCCTGGGCGACCCGAAGCAGGCGATCAAGCAGATGCAGGACATGCATGGCTGGTGGCGCAGCGGCGACGTGGCCAGGCTCGACGACGGCATGCGCGCGGACATGGCGCGCAAGACCCCCGAGTCCTACAAGCTGCTGGATGTGGATCGCAACAATGCCTGGCTGCCGAAGGTCGAGGCGCGACTGAAGGACTCCAAGAGCGACGACACCCTGGTGGTGGTCGGCAGCCTGCACCTGCTCGGCGAGGACGGACTGGTCGAGAAACTGCGTGCGAAGGGCTACGCGGTCGAGCGCGTCTGCGAGGGCTGCGAGGCGCCCGCCGCGAACTGA
- the rnfB gene encoding Rnf electron transport complex subunit RnfB, with amino-acid sequence MSARAPLGSVELVERLDRILPQTQCGQCGYDGCRPYAEAMARGEAGIDHCPPGGDAGARALAKLLGVDAKPFDRSRGEHKRPLVAAVIEADCIGCTKCIQACPVDAIVGASKHMHVVIEPLCTGCELCIPACPVDCIVMQPPA; translated from the coding sequence GTGAGCGCGCGCGCGCCGCTGGGCTCCGTCGAACTGGTCGAACGCCTCGACCGCATCCTGCCGCAAACCCAGTGCGGGCAATGCGGCTACGACGGTTGCCGCCCGTATGCCGAAGCGATGGCGCGCGGCGAGGCCGGCATCGACCATTGCCCGCCCGGCGGCGATGCCGGCGCACGCGCGCTGGCGAAGTTGCTCGGCGTCGACGCGAAGCCGTTCGACCGTTCGCGCGGCGAGCACAAACGTCCGCTGGTCGCGGCCGTCATCGAAGCCGATTGCATCGGCTGCACCAAATGCATCCAGGCCTGCCCCGTCGACGCCATCGTCGGCGCCAGCAAGCACATGCACGTGGTGATCGAGCCGCTGTGCACCGGTTGCGAGCTGTGCATCCCGGCCTGCCCGGTGGACTGCATCGTCATGCAGCCACCCGCCTGA
- the metG gene encoding methionine--tRNA ligase, with protein MPRTALVTNALPYANGPLHLGHLVGYVQADIWVRARRMAGDTVHYVCADDTHGTPIMLAAEKAGVTPEAFIANIQAGHERDFADFGVAFDHYDSTNSARNRALTESIYASLEANGHIGHRSVQQFYDPDKGMFLPDRYVKGICPNCGTPDQYGDNCEHCGATYAPTELKEPKSVISGATPELRDSEHFFFEVGRFEAFLRQWLEGDVAVPGVKAKLREWLDAEGGLRAWDISRDAPYFGFEIPGTPGKYFYVWLDAPIGYLSSFQALCAARGLDFDAYLRAGSDAELHHFIGKDIVNFHGLFWPAVLHGSGHRAPTRLHVNGYLTVDGAKMSKSRGTFVMARTYLEAGLDPEALRYYFACKTSGGVDDLDLNLSDFIARVNSDIVGKFVNLASRCAGFIEKRFDGQLAASLPDPAQYDRFVAELAGITAAYERNEAAAALRSAMALADEANKYIDERKPWVLAKQDGADAELQAVCTQGLNLFRVLAAALKPVLPRTTLQAEAFLDAPVSRWDDLAAPLAARGIKPYAPLFTRIDPKHIDAMIDASKDTLAAAPVAQAAPAKKPEAAPVAKQDPNAPAHIGIDDFAKLDLRIGRVLECGFVEGSDKLLRFLLDAGELGQRQIFSGIRASYGEPDKLVGRNVVFIANLAPRKMRFGTSEGMILSAGFDGGGLSLLDADAGAQPGMPVK; from the coding sequence ATGCCCCGCACCGCGCTCGTCACCAATGCCCTGCCCTACGCCAATGGCCCGCTCCACCTCGGCCACCTGGTGGGCTATGTCCAGGCCGACATCTGGGTGCGCGCGCGGCGCATGGCCGGCGACACGGTGCACTACGTCTGCGCCGACGACACCCACGGCACGCCGATCATGCTCGCCGCCGAAAAGGCAGGCGTGACGCCGGAAGCCTTCATCGCCAATATCCAGGCCGGGCACGAGCGCGACTTCGCCGACTTCGGCGTGGCCTTCGACCACTACGATTCCACCAATTCGGCGCGCAACCGCGCGCTGACCGAATCGATCTACGCATCGCTCGAGGCCAACGGCCATATCGGCCATCGCTCGGTGCAGCAGTTCTACGACCCGGACAAGGGCATGTTCCTGCCCGACCGCTACGTCAAGGGCATCTGCCCGAACTGCGGCACGCCCGACCAGTACGGCGACAATTGCGAACACTGCGGCGCCACCTATGCGCCGACCGAACTCAAGGAACCGAAGTCGGTCATCTCCGGCGCAACGCCCGAGCTGCGCGATTCCGAGCATTTCTTCTTCGAGGTCGGCCGCTTCGAGGCCTTCCTGCGCCAGTGGCTGGAAGGCGATGTCGCCGTTCCCGGGGTCAAGGCCAAGCTGCGCGAGTGGCTGGATGCCGAAGGCGGCCTGCGCGCCTGGGACATCTCGCGCGATGCGCCCTATTTCGGCTTCGAGATCCCCGGCACGCCGGGCAAATACTTCTACGTCTGGCTGGACGCGCCGATCGGCTACCTGTCCAGCTTCCAGGCGCTGTGCGCGGCACGCGGCCTCGACTTCGACGCCTACCTGCGCGCAGGCAGCGATGCCGAGTTGCATCACTTCATCGGCAAGGACATCGTCAATTTCCACGGCCTGTTCTGGCCGGCGGTGCTGCACGGCTCCGGCCATCGTGCGCCGACCCGGCTGCACGTCAACGGCTACCTGACCGTGGACGGCGCCAAGATGAGCAAGTCGCGCGGCACCTTCGTGATGGCGCGCACCTACCTCGAGGCCGGGCTGGATCCGGAAGCGCTGCGCTACTACTTCGCCTGCAAGACTTCCGGCGGCGTCGACGATCTCGACCTCAACCTGTCCGACTTCATCGCGCGGGTGAACAGCGACATCGTCGGCAAGTTCGTCAACCTGGCCAGCCGTTGCGCGGGTTTCATCGAGAAGCGCTTCGACGGCCAGCTGGCGGCATCCCTGCCGGATCCCGCGCAGTACGATCGCTTCGTGGCCGAACTCGCCGGCATCACCGCCGCCTACGAACGCAACGAGGCCGCCGCCGCGCTGCGCTCGGCCATGGCCCTGGCCGACGAGGCCAACAAGTACATCGACGAAAGGAAGCCGTGGGTGCTGGCCAAGCAGGACGGCGCCGATGCCGAACTGCAGGCCGTCTGCACCCAGGGCCTGAACCTGTTCCGGGTATTGGCCGCGGCGCTGAAGCCGGTGCTGCCGCGCACCACGCTGCAAGCGGAAGCCTTCCTCGACGCCCCGGTATCGCGCTGGGACGATCTCGCTGCGCCGTTGGCCGCGCGCGGCATCAAGCCCTATGCCCCGCTGTTCACCCGCATCGACCCCAAGCACATCGACGCCATGATCGACGCCAGCAAGGACACCCTCGCCGCCGCACCTGTTGCGCAGGCCGCGCCCGCGAAGAAGCCCGAAGCCGCGCCCGTCGCGAAGCAGGACCCGAACGCGCCGGCGCACATCGGCATCGACGATTTCGCCAAACTCGACCTGCGCATCGGCAGGGTGCTGGAATGCGGCTTCGTGGAAGGCTCGGACAAGCTGCTGCGCTTCCTGCTGGATGCCGGCGAGCTCGGCCAGCGGCAGATCTTCTCCGGCATCCGCGCCAGCTACGGCGAGCCAGACAAACTGGTGGGCCGCAACGTGGTGTTCATCGCCAATCTCGCCCCGCGCAAGATGCGCTTCGGCACCAGCGAAGGGATGATCCTGTCGGCCGGCTTCGACGGCGGCGGGCTCTCGTTGCTGGATGCCGATGCCGGCGCGCAACCGGGCATGCCGGTGAAGTGA
- a CDS encoding DUF2147 domain-containing protein has translation MRAIALIALLSLPLLVQAQESPAGRWKTIDDASGKAKSVVEIYQARDGSYAGKVAEILDLKDGPNPACKECSGANHDKPIKGMVILWGLKPDGNRKWAGGHVLDPNNGKTYKSKLELLDGGRKLGMSGCIAFICRQQVWVRQ, from the coding sequence ATGCGCGCCATCGCCCTGATCGCACTGCTGTCCCTCCCGCTGCTGGTACAGGCGCAGGAGTCGCCGGCAGGCCGCTGGAAGACCATCGACGACGCCAGCGGCAAGGCCAAATCCGTGGTCGAGATCTACCAGGCCAGGGATGGCAGCTACGCCGGCAAGGTCGCCGAGATCCTCGACCTCAAGGACGGCCCGAACCCGGCCTGCAAGGAATGCTCAGGCGCCAACCACGACAAGCCGATCAAGGGCATGGTCATCCTGTGGGGCCTGAAGCCCGACGGCAATCGCAAATGGGCCGGCGGCCACGTGCTCGACCCGAACAACGGCAAGACCTACAAGTCCAAGCTGGAATTGCTGGATGGCGGGCGCAAGCTCGGCATGTCCGGCTGCATCGCCTTCATCTGCCGGCAGCAGGTCTGGGTGCGGCAGTAG
- a CDS encoding DUF2147 domain-containing protein → MRKIILAAALASIAFSATAQNHASPIGKWKTLDDETGKAMTITEVYEAKNGTLAAKITENLGLPATCTGCSGQYKNKPFVGIVTLWNLKANKDGTWGGGNGYKPSDDRNFNAKSVKLVDGGNKLEVKGCVAFFCKTATWVRAH, encoded by the coding sequence ATGCGCAAGATCATCCTCGCCGCCGCGCTCGCGTCCATCGCGTTCTCCGCCACGGCGCAGAACCACGCTTCGCCGATCGGCAAGTGGAAGACGCTGGACGACGAGACCGGCAAGGCCATGACCATCACCGAGGTCTACGAGGCCAAGAACGGCACGCTGGCCGCGAAGATCACCGAGAACCTGGGCCTGCCGGCGACCTGCACCGGATGCAGCGGCCAGTACAAGAACAAGCCGTTCGTCGGCATCGTCACCTTGTGGAACCTCAAGGCCAACAAGGACGGCACCTGGGGCGGCGGCAACGGCTACAAGCCCTCGGATGACAGGAATTTCAACGCCAAGTCGGTGAAGCTGGTCGACGGCGGCAACAAACTCGAAGTCAAGGGCTGCGTCGCCTTCTTCTGCAAGACCGCGACCTGGGTGCGGGCGCACTGA
- a CDS encoding tetratricopeptide repeat protein, producing the protein MKNTRSAAIALATLLAACTGAPAWGTNGKPVNPDIDEGMIRAGFLGSHPDLRYRLLGLEQRRQGKHADAFRFFQRAAYYGDKPSQGMLAEMLWNGTGTAADRPQAYAWMDLAAERGYEGFLVLRERYWNALGEVERDDALAQGEAIYAKYGDAAAQPRLARVLRRERLRMTGSRTGSAGTLKISVPGPAGPEEIDGSKFYDEKFWNPKMYRAWHDGIWMKPRIGQVTVGEAEQVKDAGHPASRIPAVKPTTDTREPATPDVDEAGLGTPKGG; encoded by the coding sequence ATGAAGAACACCCGCTCGGCCGCCATCGCGCTGGCCACCCTGCTTGCCGCCTGCACGGGCGCGCCGGCGTGGGGGACAAACGGCAAGCCCGTCAACCCGGATATCGACGAAGGCATGATCCGGGCGGGCTTCCTGGGCAGTCACCCGGACCTGCGTTACCGCTTGCTGGGCTTGGAGCAGCGAAGGCAAGGCAAGCATGCCGATGCGTTCCGCTTCTTCCAGCGGGCCGCGTATTACGGCGACAAGCCCTCGCAAGGCATGCTGGCCGAGATGCTGTGGAATGGCACGGGCACGGCGGCAGATCGCCCGCAGGCGTACGCCTGGATGGATCTTGCGGCCGAGCGCGGCTACGAGGGCTTCCTGGTGCTGCGCGAACGCTACTGGAATGCCTTGGGCGAAGTCGAACGCGACGACGCACTGGCGCAAGGTGAAGCGATCTACGCGAAATACGGTGATGCCGCGGCGCAGCCTCGCCTCGCCAGGGTGCTGCGTCGTGAACGGCTCAGGATGACCGGCAGCAGGACCGGATCCGCCGGCACGCTGAAGATATCGGTGCCGGGTCCTGCCGGCCCCGAGGAAATCGACGGCAGCAAGTTCTACGACGAGAAATTCTGGAACCCGAAGATGTACCGGGCCTGGCACGACGGCATCTGGATGAAGCCGCGCATCGGGCAAGTCACGGTCGGCGAGGCGGAACAGGTGAAAGACGCCGGCCACCCGGCGTCCCGCATACCAGCGGTAAAGCCGACCACCGATACGCGCGAGCCCGCCACGCCGGACGTGGATGAAGCCGGGCTGGGCACGCCAAAGGGCGGCTGA
- a CDS encoding alpha/beta hydrolase family protein, whose amino-acid sequence MKTTIAAIALACAGATPGLAWGQASAAAYSIEDFVGHASYGAVKISPNGEYLAVTVDRGNQDVLTVMRTRDLAILKVNQLPEEKSIGSFYWVSPTRLMFNAVRKMGGYAQPFSTGEWFAVNADGTQARPLIFYGTRDASQRSKTVGAESFSLLDTLRNDDQNVVMQVYYPRSSEGAGTEIVRMDVLSGRRTSLGRAPKENCSISLDSAKLPRFAVCSSSTNEDGEYDERTELYRKDESGWTLVNASKTGGKHLQVIRTTSTGVVYADQDDGKNPSAVGTLDTATGSFTPLFQEKVADISNYIWSTDDATLLAVATEAGAPVVKLLDESHPDAELYASLASAFPGQMIDFSSYTQDGKKIVVSVYSDSNPGELYLYDRDTGKARFLMGRYPKLDKARMATVKPFSFSARDGRLIHGYLTLPRGSSGKNLPLIVNPHGGPIGPRDNWGFNPEAQLFANRGYAVLQVNYRGSSGYGRGFQDAGHMQWAQGIQNDIIDAAQWTIQNGYVDRNRVCIYGGSFGGYSAMMAPIRAPGLFKCAFGYVGVYDVDMMFKKGDIPQRESGLRYLRRTHGTDPAAWAQNSPARRAAEIKIPVFLAAGARDMRAPPEQTEAMEKALVAAGNKPEGVIIQSGEMHGYYDVKNRVELYTRMLDFFARHLGGNASPAAP is encoded by the coding sequence ATGAAGACAACCATCGCAGCGATCGCACTGGCTTGCGCAGGCGCGACGCCCGGACTCGCGTGGGGCCAGGCATCGGCCGCAGCCTATTCCATCGAGGACTTCGTCGGCCACGCCAGTTATGGCGCGGTGAAGATCTCCCCCAATGGCGAATACCTCGCCGTCACCGTGGATCGCGGCAACCAGGACGTCCTGACCGTGATGCGGACCCGCGACCTCGCCATCCTCAAGGTCAACCAGTTGCCCGAGGAAAAGAGCATCGGCAGCTTCTACTGGGTGAGCCCGACCCGACTCATGTTCAATGCCGTCCGCAAGATGGGCGGGTATGCGCAACCGTTCTCGACCGGGGAATGGTTCGCGGTCAACGCGGACGGGACACAGGCTCGCCCGCTGATCTTCTACGGGACGCGCGATGCCAGCCAGCGCAGCAAGACGGTCGGGGCCGAGAGCTTCTCCCTGCTCGACACCCTGCGCAACGACGACCAGAACGTGGTCATGCAGGTCTACTACCCGCGCTCGTCGGAAGGCGCCGGCACCGAGATCGTCCGCATGGACGTGCTGAGCGGACGGCGCACCTCGCTGGGCCGCGCGCCCAAGGAAAACTGCAGCATCTCGCTGGACTCCGCCAAGTTGCCGCGCTTCGCGGTGTGTTCCTCCAGCACCAACGAGGATGGCGAATACGACGAACGCACGGAACTTTACCGCAAGGACGAAAGCGGCTGGACGCTGGTCAACGCATCCAAGACCGGGGGCAAGCACCTGCAGGTGATCCGTACCACGTCCACCGGCGTGGTGTACGCCGACCAGGATGACGGCAAGAATCCTTCGGCCGTCGGCACCCTTGATACTGCCACCGGCAGCTTCACCCCGCTGTTCCAGGAGAAGGTCGCGGACATCTCCAACTACATCTGGTCGACCGACGACGCCACCTTGCTGGCAGTAGCGACTGAAGCCGGCGCCCCGGTGGTGAAGCTGCTCGACGAAAGCCACCCCGATGCGGAACTGTATGCCTCGCTCGCGTCCGCCTTCCCCGGGCAAATGATCGATTTCTCGAGCTACACGCAAGACGGCAAGAAAATCGTCGTGTCGGTCTACAGCGACAGCAACCCCGGCGAGCTGTACCTGTACGACCGCGATACCGGCAAGGCGCGCTTCCTGATGGGGCGCTACCCCAAGCTGGACAAGGCACGCATGGCGACGGTGAAGCCTTTCAGCTTCAGCGCCCGCGACGGCAGGCTCATCCATGGCTACCTCACCCTGCCGCGCGGCTCGAGCGGCAAGAACCTGCCGTTGATCGTCAACCCGCATGGCGGCCCGATCGGCCCCCGCGACAATTGGGGGTTCAACCCCGAAGCCCAATTGTTCGCGAACCGCGGCTATGCCGTGCTGCAGGTCAATTACCGCGGGTCGAGCGGCTATGGCCGCGGCTTCCAGGACGCGGGACACATGCAATGGGCCCAGGGCATCCAGAACGACATCATCGATGCCGCGCAATGGACGATCCAGAACGGTTACGTCGACAGGAACCGGGTCTGCATCTACGGCGGCAGCTTCGGCGGCTATTCGGCGATGATGGCGCCGATTCGCGCGCCCGGCTTGTTCAAGTGCGCCTTCGGCTACGTCGGTGTCTACGACGTGGACATGATGTTCAAGAAAGGCGACATCCCCCAGCGCGAATCGGGCCTGCGCTATCTCCGCCGCACCCACGGCACGGACCCCGCCGCATGGGCGCAGAACTCTCCCGCCAGACGCGCCGCCGAAATCAAGATCCCGGTGTTCCTGGCGGCCGGGGCACGCGACATGCGTGCTCCGCCCGAACAGACCGAAGCCATGGAGAAGGCCTTGGTCGCCGCCGGCAACAAGCCGGAGGGCGTGATCATCCAGTCTGGCGAGATGCACGGGTACTACGATGTGAAGAATCGCGTCGAGCTGTATACCCGGATGCTCGATTTCTTCGCCCGCCACCTGGGCGGCAACGCCTCGCCCGCGGCACCATGA